Within the Heterodontus francisci isolate sHetFra1 chromosome 28, sHetFra1.hap1, whole genome shotgun sequence genome, the region ACAATGATCCCATGAACTTCAGATTCGAAACTCTAATTTTAATTAACAATGTACTGTACTTCTGTTATAATTGATCCATGTTATTCCACTGAACAGAGATGGGTGAGTTTTGACGGTTTTGATACGTTTTTAAGCCGTTTACTCCCagttgctttaattctgttgctcagcactcagactgtcagacacattttaatggtCAGTCGAGTCCATAAAGGACTGAAGGTTCAAAGCAAAGAAAATAATCATGGTGACCCAGCGATGGAAAGCAGAAGGATGTTTGTGATTTTACTTTTCAACATGTGCGCAATTCCGAACTTCTGTTAATTAATTCTAATGTTATATCATTTGGAACAAATCCCAGATACAAAAATAATTCATTGCATGTTTTTTCAACAAGTCAGAATGATGCTGCTGAAACACAATTATTTATGGATTGAATTATTCAAATATTAAATTGCTAACCCTCCTACTGTGAGCGTGTTTCTGCCCACCCACTATCTCGGCGCCATTGGATACAAAATTAAGCAGGACAGATGTGGGTTGGGACGCGTTCTGGGTTTTTAATGTTTCACGTCTAATCTGGCCCCAAGCAATCCGTTTTCGGTATTAAAATCCTACCCTTACTGTTTGATTTAGCCACAGAGAATATTTGATCAGCAATTTCAAGTCTCTTCTCCCTTCTATTtcttccagttaatttactggcgataatgatcctgtcccgaggaaattgtggactctccaccgtcaccactcgttacctggtggccatggcaacggcggaccttttggtcattatcactgatgttATACTGTGGTGTAtaggttattattatttcccacccCCTTACCTGGATATCgctcctgtgtgtagtgttatcgtcGTCCTGAGTCGCGCTGCAACGGActgctctgtctggttcaccgtcactttcacctttgatcgatttgtggtcatttgttgccagaagcttaaAACAAATtactgcaccaagaaaactgcagctgtggttctagcaacaacctgtatTCTACTCTGCTTAAAAAATGTCCCCTTCTATTTTGTATATGAACCAAGAGAGATGATCGACAATGCACCATGGTTCTGTGATGCAATGCCAACCTACTTTACTGAGCTCGGATGGATAGCGTTTGACTGGTTTGTTACGGTTTTAACGCCATTGTTCCCATTTGCTTTCATTttgttgctcaacactctgacggttagacacattttagtggccagtcgcatccggaagggactgaggggtcagaccaAAGGAGAGAATTACAGTGACGCAGAGGTTGAGAGTCGAAGGAAGTCTGTGgtcttactcttcaccatatccggcagcttcattttgctgtggttggtgtatgttatagaCTTCTTATACTATAGAATTACTGGAACCGATCCCGAGgattacaacgattctgaatatatatttcgacaAGTTGGTTATATGCTGCAGGTttcaagttgctgcacaaacacagttatttatggggtgactcagtccaggtTCAGACAACAGCTTAAGAGTGCAGTAACTTATCCAGTTACATCagttattcaattaattaataaaggaAGACATTGAGAGTAGCTCAACCATCCATTTGGGTAAGGGGCAAGAGTTGACTAGCATAGCGTAGAAGGAAAAGTTTTGAAAGCATAGACTTGTGACAAATATACAGCGAGTAAAGGATGGAGGATTGGAAGGAAAGAGCCTAGAGGGGTTAAAGTCGCCTACTTTGCTGTGAATGACGGCAGGAGTTGACAGTGAGTTGGAGGACTTGAAACATACTGGCAGGAGGAGAGAGACATGACAAAGAGCGGTGAACCAAGGGAAAGATGTGACATTTGGAGGCCGGAATGTAATGTCGATGGGTGGAAAGCCACAGAGAATCCAGCAGGGCATGAGGGGAGGCAGCAGACTCAGTCTCTCTTCCTCTCCGTCTGGTTCGATTCTGAGCACTGGAATGTTGCTCAGAAAGAAGAAAATCATTGTTCCTGGagataaattttttttttttaatctgagGATGTTGGATATCTTCTTGTGAAAATTGATCCTCATTATTGATTATTTTTCAAGACATTTTATTGACTTCTTCTCTGTTCCATGCCCTCGTCCACTCACTGCCAACACTGTCTCCCAGGTCAGACCTGGGGTGGGGCGGGGTAGGGGTGGGGCACATTGTGAGGAGCGTAAGTCGCGCCTGGACAAATCCAGCCAAGGGTCTCTGGCAAGAATATAGGACCCAGGGTGTTGAGCATGGCCGAACTCATCATAGGAGCTCTTGAGTTTGGCTGCCTGCTcctgactcaataccactccttgtCAAACGTCTGAGGAAAAAAACAGATTGCTCACAACATCAGGACATGTTTAACCCCAAAATGAACCTACCACGACATTCACACTGTCACTTCGAATGCCTCTATCCAtctccaaaagaaaaaaaaaagactgaCTCCATCCCTGTCTCATCTCTTCTGCAGCTGAAACCTTTAACCAGGCTTTCATTACCTCTCCTGTCTATTCTCCTACACTCTGCCGTCCAGAAGCCTGCTGTCACCCAAAACACTGCTGTCTATGTGTTCTAACATgcaacaagtcctgttcaccatctccaatgtgttcgctgacctacaatggcttgaACGATAGCAGCGCCTTGATGTTAAatactcttccttgttttcaaaagcGTCCCTGGCATTGTCCGCCCCATCTCTGTAAACTGCTTAAtctcctacaaccctccttatctttgtcgtctcctccagctcctaaaaccatctctatctctgaaacctccaccAGGCCCTAAAACCCTTGTGCCATTTGTAACCTCTCCCAGCCCCTATCACTGTACTCTTCTCCAGACACTacaaacccttcctatctctgtatccGCCTCCAAAGTCTATCATTTTGATTCCTATGTAACCCTTTACATCCCTCTCAATCTGTGTAATCCGACAGCTCTCTAACCCTCTGAGCTTTCTGCAGTCCTCCAATCAAGCACCTtgtacattcctgattttaattgctcgacAGTTGGTGGCATAGTTTCATCTGTCTAAGCCCCAAACCCTGTAACtgattccctaaacctctcctttcTTTCTTTATATGCgttgacacttcttaaaacctgtctcttagtcctaatatctccttggctTCGTGCAAAGTTTGTGTCCTAATGATTCAGTGACGAGCCAAAGGTTTCATTATGTAAACGAGGTTATATAAGTGTACTTTTTTTCGCGCTTGTCACCTCTCCGACACTCTTTCCCAGCATCTTCATTgtacctcactctctctcactctctctcttagtttctcaatctgtctccctctcttgtactcactctctccctgtctctttccctctctctctctttcttgctctCGCGTTCTGTTTCAAGCTCTCTCTTGCTCTCGCGTTTGCCatatatctctctttctctcactctctttcttctGTTTCTGTGTTTCTCTTGCTCGCTCTGTCTTTTTGTCTCTCCTTCTCAACCTTTCACTCTCTTGATCTGTTTCTCTGAATCCACCTGATTTTTTTCTATGGTCCTCTAcctgtgtctccatctctctctctttctccctccttatttgtCTATTGTCTGTCCcttcctctcactttctctctccctctctagtcTCCCTCAATGCCTCTCTCATCTACTGCTCCATCTCTTCCTGCTCTCCCTCCCAAACTCCATACACTCCATCTTCTTCCCTCCACATCTTCCATCCCCATTCCCTTCATTGGCCTCACTCACTACCTCTcgccttcccctctctccccttcctatCTTCCACGCTACCGCTACTAACCCGCCAATTTTGTTTGTGCAGTTGTTAGTATGTTTAATGTAACCAATCACATATATTGTTCTGCTTATTTGTATgcaatcacaggaagtgatgcagtaTCATGTGATTCAGTCCTCTTGTACAGTTGGCTGGAACAACAACAGATCCATTAAAACTATGCATTCAAACCTTTATGCCTCACTTCAGTTGTGTTTCTTCGTCTAGAAAGAGCTACAACAATATTATGGCAGCGATAGGCTGTCGAAAACATTGATCAGCGGCTGAATACGACTAATTAAGACAGAAGACCTCCCCAAAATCCTGCGCTTCGATAACAGCTCTCACATGGCGAGAACATCAGTATAACTAGAAATTGGAGGCAATTTCTGTGCACATCTGGGTTTTTTCCCGAGCCGGCAATACAAAAATCATCAGCAGTTTCA harbors:
- the LOC137345224 gene encoding probable G-protein coupled receptor 139, whose translation is MPLNPPRLVVLQYAVALILLLSTQTVRHILMVSRVHKGLKVQSKENNHGDPAMESRRMFVILLFNMCAIPNFSISSLFSLLFLPVNLLAIMILSRGNCGLSTVTTRYLVAMATADLLVIITDVILWCIGYYYFPPPYLDIAPVCSVIVVLSRAATDCSVWFTVTFTFDRFVVICCQKLKTNYCTKKTAAVVLATTCILLCLKNVPFYFVYEPREMIDNAPWFCDAMPTYFTELGWIAFDWFVTVLTPLFPFAFILLLNTLTVRHILVASRIRKGLRGQTKGENYSDAEVESRRKSVVLLFTISGSFILLWLVYVIDFLYYRITGTDPEDYNDSEYIFRQVGYMLQVSSCCTNTVIYGVTQSRFRQQLKSAVTYPVTSVIQLINKGRH